The genomic stretch TGTCAACATCGAATCTTTTCGTTCTTCGCTTAATCGAATTGTGACAATGATGGACTAAAAACACTCATTTGGTGGTGCACCCCGAAAGTTAGAGTTAAAAACTAACTTTCGGGGTGTTTTTTGTATGAAAAAAACATATACACTCGAATGGAAAATTCAGTATACTGAACATATCACTTTTAAAAAGGAATTATGTGACAGTAGAATGAATCACTCCAAACAATTAACTTCAACCTCTGAAACATCTCTATTTATTATTTTATTAGTATTTAGTATTCTTACTTATATTTTCTTGTTTTTTTCAGTTATTGGAATCGTGATTATTGCACTATTATGGTTGATTTCCTTTTTTAGCCATGGCCTTTTTCTTGGTCAAATCAGAAGCAATGGAGTAAAGATAACTGACAACCAGTACCCTCAAATCAATCAAAAGGTTTATGATCTATGTAAGGAAATGAATATTTTTAAGATTCCGAGTGTCTATGTAGTGGAATCGGCAGGGATCTTGAATGCATTTGCGACGCGGCTATTAGGTCGTAATTTTGTTGTACTCTATTCAGATATCTTTGAACTGATTGAAGAAGGTGCTGAGGATGAAGTGACGTTTATTCTTGCTCATGAGCTCGCTCATATTAAACGAAATCACATTTTAAAACAAATCCTTCTTTTACCAGGTAATGTCGTTCCTTTTCTAGGTTCAGCCTATTCTAGAGCATGTGAATATACATGTGATCGAATGGGGGCGTATTTCATTGAAAATGGAGAGTGTGCAGGGAACGGATTAATGATTCTTGCGGTAGGCAAGCGCTTATACCAAAGTGTGAACAAAGATGCTTACATCATGCAACTCCAATCTGAGAGAAGCTTTTTTGTTTGGTTAAGTGAATTGTTGTCGACCCATCCACCACTACCTAAACGAATAGCTGCAGTAGAGACATTTATGTATATGCGGGAAGAAACGCATTTTCCTGCTCCTCGAAAGAAAATAGTCATTCTTTCACTAATCATTTTTCTTTTCTTTGTAGGTGGAGTTGGATCAGCTGTAGTTGCATCGGAAGTGATTATTCCGTCCCTTTCCTCAGTATTTGAGGAGGAAAGCGTGTTTGATGATGGGGAGGTTACCGGCATTACCCCACTTATGGAAGCCATTATGTCAGAAGATGAAGCGGAATTTCAGTCGCTGATCTCAACCGGCAATCTGGAGGCAACGGATTCTGACGGTTGGAATGCACTTCATTATGCAGCGGAATATCCGGAAGATGAAAAAATGCTTGAAACGCTCCTGGATCTTGGAATGGATCCTAATCAACATGATCATTATGGTATGACCCCGCTCATGGTTTCAAGTCAAAATGGCTTTGTTTCTAAAGTTGAGCATTTACTTGTCGCTGGAGCAGATCCAAATCTTGAAGATCAGGAAGGGTGGACCCCACTAATTTATATCGCTTACATGGAGCCAACCAATCGTAACGATCTTTATGAAATGCTTCTTGCAGCTGGTGCAGACCCTTTCAAGGAAGATGAAGCAGGTTATACTGCAATTGACTATGCACGAGATGCGGGAAATGAAGCAGACGTTAAGTTATTATCTCAATAATGGAACAGTCACAGGGTGTTGACCCTTTTTATGAAGTGACACTAATAGGAGAGGCGGAAGTAGAATGAATGATTCGCAAGTGTTAAAGCAATTTACGTTTTGGCGCTATCGTACAATTCAAGCGCTGGATGCTGTCACAGAAGAACAAGCTGATTGTCTTCCGGAAGGTTTTACGAATACGGTTCGATGGAATTTAGGACATATTCTCGTGACGGCTGAATTTGCTTTAGATCGCTTTACAGGTATGGAAAAGAGCCTGCCAGGAAATTTCTCACCATTATTTAAAGCGGGTACGCGACCTGAGCAATGGGCGGAATCACCGCCTTCACTTGCAGAAATAAAATATTACTTGTTAGAGCAAATTAACCTTATAAAGGAGTTGGAAGGTAAACTTCGCGATCCGCTTCAACATGAATTTTCAATAGGCTCTTATTTGGAACTCGAGACAATTGGAGAACTTTTATTATTTCTAATGAATCACGAGAATCTTCATCTTGGAACAATTAGTGGCATTAAACGAGCTCAAGGCATAAAAGAACTTTGGAAAAAAGCATCTGTATGAGTACAGTCAAAAACGCGTGTGATTCACGCGTTTTTTTGTTTGGTTACAAAAAACGTGTAAAAAGGCAAGCTTAGACGTTAGGTATTTGTAAATAACACAGGAATTTTAAATTTTCTAAAAAAAGGTTGAACACTTTCGAAAAGTTGTTATATAATACTAACAAATAAAACAAATTGTATTATAACAGATGGAGGGGGTTTAAAATGGATTGCTACACTTGTTATGGAAATGGTGAACTTGAATGTCCGCACTGTCATGGGAAAGAAAGAAAAAATGAAGGTTGTCACCACTGTGAAGGAGAAGGATGCGTTGGATGTCACCGTTGTAACAGTAGCGGTAGGCTAGAATAGGAGGGAAAGCTGTGCTTGATGGAATTGTTGAAAGCGCTAACGTTCACGGAAGTGACTTACTAACAAATGAAGCGATGATGTTTCTACAGAAGCTTCATCGTCGCTTTCATCAAGATCTACATCAGTTAGAAGAACAGCAAAATCGCACATCGAATGGTCAACTTCTAATGGAAACAAAGGATATCAGAGAAGCTAGTTGGGAAGTAAAGGCTGTTCGTAAAGACCTTCAAGAGAGACGCGTCGTTCTCAAGAATACGGCTTCTCCATTAGAGTCGGTACCTCAAAAATCTGGGGCTAATCTTTTTATAGCTGATTATTTTGCTGAATCGCTTTCTTTCACTGATCGTTTGATCGCACAAGAAAATCTGAAGTTGTTTATTCAAAAGAATTTTTTTCACACGGTCCAAAAACCAATTGCCGTAATGATTACACCTTCTGACTGGAGAAGGAAAGATACGATTAATGGTTTGCAAATGTCAGCTAGTCTAGTAGATTTTGGTCTTTATGTTTTTCATCATACTGAAACTTTAAAAAGAAATGGTTCAGCTCCATACCTTTGCTTAAAAGGGCTAGAGACTTATGAGGAGGCGAAGTGGTGGAATAACGTTCTTACTTATTTAGAAAGAGAAATGAATTTGAAGGAAGGCACAATGAAAGCAACAATCACGATCACAATGGAAAATGTTCATCAAACAGACGAAATGCTTTATGAACTCCGTAACCATTGTGCGGGAATTCACTTGTTAGAAGAAAACAGGGGGATAACGGACGTAGCAAGGTATGTTATTAGTATTGGACACAAGCGAAAAACCCACGTCATTAGTGAGGGTAGTGAAAAGAAAAGACAGGCGGATCTTTTCGAAATACTCACGCGAGAAGCGGTAGAAGGATTTGATGGTAAATGCGTCACAGACGCTAGTTTGATACAGATGATAAAAGGCATTTGGAATCATTATATGCCTGAACCAAATCAAATGTGGAAAAAACGACATGAATATTTAAGTATATTAGCTGATTTGAATCAAACAAAGGTTGTCTAACGTAAAAAACTTAGGGGGAATTAATTATGACAAAGCAAACGGCAGCATCACTTCAAGAAAATTGGAAGCAAGAACGTTTTAAAGGAATCGAACGTCCATATTCACCTGAGGAAGTGTTGAGGTTGCAGGGATCCATTCAAATTGAGTACACCCTTGCAAAGAGAGGGTCAGAAAGGTTATGGAAGCTCGTTAACGAAGAGGATTTTGTTAACGCGCTAGGTGCTCTTACTGGTAACCAGGCAGTTCAGCAGGTGAAGGCTGGCTTAAAAGCCATATACTTAAGCGGTTGGCAAGTAGCCGCAGATGCGAATGTATCAGGTCAAATGTATCCTGACCAAAGTTTGTATCCTGTAAACAGCGTACCACAAGTTGTAAAACGAATTAATCAAGCGCTCCAACGAGCGGATCAAATTGAACATTCAGAGGGTATTCATGATCGAGATTGGTTTGTGCCAATTGTGGCTGATGCTGAAGCCGGTTTTGGTGGGGCGCTAAATGTTTTTGAACTTATGAAGTCCATGATTGAAGCAGGTGCAGCTGCTGTCCACTTTGAGGATCAACTTTCTTCAGAGAAGAAATGTGGTCACCTTGGAGGAAAGGTTCTTCTTCCAACACAGCAGGCCGTGAAAAATTTAATTTCAGCACGTTTAGCAGCAGATGTGATGGGCGTACCCACGTTAATCATTGCGCGGACGGATGCGAATGCAGCTAACTTAATTACGAGCGATGTTGATAAATATGATGGTGAATTTTTAACAGGTGAACGCACTCCTGAAGGCTTTTTCTACACGAAACCAGGTCTTGACCAGGCGATTGCAAGAGGCCTTGCTTATGCGCCGTACGCTGATCTTATCTGGTGTGAAACGTCTGAACCTAATTTGGAAGAAGCTCAGAAATTCGCAAATGCTATACATGAGCGTTTCCCTGGGAAATTGCTAGCTTACAACTGTTCGCCTTCTTTTAACTGGAAAAAGAAGTTGGATGATGAAACGATCGCTAAATTCCAACGCGAATTAGGTAAGATGGGCTATAAGTTCCAATTTGTTACACTTGCTGGTTTCCATGCGCTCAATCACAGCATGTTCGAACTTGCACGAGACTATAAGGATAATGGAATGGCAGCTTACTCAAGACTTCAGCAAGCAGAATTTGCTAGTGAGGCAGATGGTTACTCTGCTACAAGACACCAGCGTGAGGTTGGAACAGGTTACTTTGATACTGTATCACAGGTTATTACAGGAGGAACATCTTCTACGACTGCTTTAAAAGGTTCAACAGAAGAAGAGCAGTTTACTTCAACGAAATAAGAAAAAAACCGGCTGAAATTCAGCCGGTTTTTGTGTGGCATGCGCTTAAATAGAGAAAGCGGATGAGAAAGAGTACTAGAAAACGGAAGGATAATGAGTGAAAAACACTTATTTCCGCGATAGTTCCAAGAATTCCGCGAAATTAGTTTTGGATCTCTCAGGGACGGCTTCCGCTTTTCATGTCTAGCTACGACTCGCAGAAACTGCGATATTTCGCTCTTTCACCAGAACACAAAGGGCGTGTTCTAGTTCAAGCGCTCCAATATCTCCGTTTCTAAACGCTCGTCTCCGCTTTTCATGTCTAGCTGCGCGGGCCAAATCCTCCGGCTGTTTCGCCCTTTCGATTGAGACAAAAAGCGTCTCATTCGAAAGGGCTCCAACATCCTGCGGATTTAGGCAGGCCCGCTCCGCTTTTCTTGTCTAGCTACGACTCGCAGAAACTGCGATATTTCGCTCTTTCACCAGAACACAAAGGGCGTGTTCTAATTCAAGCGCTCCAATATCTCCGTTTCTAAACGCTCGTCTCCGCTTTTCATGTCTAGCTGCAGCGCCCAGCCTCTCGATCGCTTCACCATTTCATCCAAACACAAAGACCGTGTTCAAATGAAATGGCTCCAGTGCCTGTCGAGGCTTAACGGGCGCTTCCGTTTTTCGTTATTTAAACTTAATTCCTGATTCTTCTACGTTTCCGCCTTCTTTGGCTTCGACTAGGGTGTCGAGGGCTTTGTTTAGGACTTGTTTGTGTTGTTCTTTGTTGTTAGGTTGTCCTACGGCGCTGCCGAATGGGAAGCGGTTATATAGGGAGCGAGGTACGTTAACTTGTTCGCTGATTTCTTTAGACATTGTTAATGTGATTGTTGGAATGCCGTTTTCTTCAAGTACGCGTGCGACCAGACCGGCCGACTGTTGACAGACTGGTCAGGAAGGCACCAACAAAGCGAAGTCTACGTTTTCTTTAAGTAATTTTTGCGCCACCTCTTGAGCTGTCACATTTTTTAGTGGGTGAGGTGTTGGGATATATCCCATAAAGCTATAGTGCGTTTCGGCAAGTTCACCGATACGTCCTTCTTCTTGAAGTTCTTTCATGACATCAAGAGGGAAAAGGACGTTTGCATCTTGCCTCGCATTTGTTTGATCATAGTGCTCATGTGATATAGAAAGATCTTTTAATGAAGTTGAAACAGGAATCTCACGATAGGATGGGTCACCAAGTCCAAAGTTATCATTAAACGGTGTTTGTCCTTTTACATAAAAGCCACCAGTTGAGATTAAAGCACCTTTGGCATTACTTAAGTCTTTATTAAACGGTGTAAAGGGGCTCGTTTCATTCTTTTCGTAACGAAAAGAGGGTACCCAATTTTGTTGAACTGCTTGTTCGACTTTTTCAATCATATATTTTCCTCCTTCATATAAAATTTATGGTACCTGTTTGTTTTAGCATGTATACAAAAAAAACAAAAGTAAAACGTCCTGACCAGCATAAACGGCTTCCTTATGAAATAGGATGAATAGTAAAAGAGCAAGGAGGGACAGGCCGCTATGATAAAGAGAAGAAACGCCTTAGTCAAATGATCATTCGCTTCTTCACTTTCTTAATCGGATTTGGCCTCTCCGTTGCGGGCGGTGTTACGTTAATTCTTCAACTAAATTTAATTATTATTGGACATAGCTTGTTTGAATATTTTGCGTATATTTCACAAACAACGGAACTTTATTTATTTGTGTCGGGGGTTATCGTCGTTTGGTTTAGTGTTTACTGGCCGAGGTTGTAGCTCTTAAGAATTCGAATATCTCCGCTAATGCCCCTTCCCGAATAAGAAACCTCTCATACCCTATACTGTAGGCAACCATCATGATAGCCAACAGGAAAGGGAGGAGACGTATGGACAATTATCTCCCCTCACAGGGGAATTTCTTTCAATATCCAGAAACAAGAGTGACTCATGAAATGAGACAATATGCTTACCAGCGGCCATATCCCTTCATTGGTGGTTTTGCAGGAGGACTCGCTGGAGGACTTGCAGGAGGTTTATTAGGTGCTTTTCTAATTCCAGGATTATATGGTGGTGGATATGGCTATCCTCCGCCGCGACCAGGATATGGTTATCCAGGTCCTGGCTATGGCGGTTATCCGGGATATCCCGGAAATCCTGGAGGATACTCTCCTTATGGATATGGACCATACCGATCATAATCGTAATAAAAAGCAAAGGACTTCCTTTGCTTTTTATTTTGTCAATTTAAAAAGGTTTCCATGTTAATTGACGAGCTTTCGCGAATCGCTTGTTTACTTCATTCCAATTAACAATACTCCACCAGTTATCAATGTATTGCTTTCGTTTATTTTCGTACTGTAAATAATAAGCATGCTCCCATACGTCAATGGCAAGGAGGGGAACGATATCCCATTGGCTCAAGTTTTGATGTTTCTCTGCCTGAAGAATTTCAAGTCTTCTTGATACAGGTGACCAAACTAAGATTGCCCAGCCGGAACCTTCTACTTTATTTGCAGCATTCGTAAACTGTTGCTTAAATTGATTAAAGGAGCCAAAACTCTTTTGAATTTCAGATAGGAGTTCACTATCCGGTTTTCCACCTTTAGGACTCATAACACGCCAAAATAAGGTGTGAAGATAATGACCCGCTCCGTTGAAAGCTAATTCACGTTCCCAATGCTTAATGAGGTCAAAGTCATTGTTCTTTCTAGCTTCCTGTAAGGCAAGTTCCGCTTTGTTTAATCCATCAACATAGCTTTTGTGGTGAATATCATGGTGTAGCTCCATTATCCTTGCACTAATTGCTGGTTCAAGTGCATTGTACTTGTATGGCAATGGAGGTAGTGTATGTTCTCCGATTGGAACGGAGGTCGTATTTTCTTGCAAGTTTCGCCATTGATCATATAAGTTTTGAGCTACTTCATACCATGCCTTTTCTTGGTCACCATCAAAACGCTCTTCTGAACGTTGCATGTCGTCTAACCACTTTTCTGTTTGACGAAGTAAGGGGGATTTCAATTGATCATGAGCTTTACTAGCTAAGACTCGATCTCTTAGTAGATATCCCCATTCAAGAAGTTTATCTGACAATTCTTTCATCCCCTCAATTCTTATTTAGACGTTATTACTATATGAGTCGTGTTACTAAATTGTTTCAATCTCTTAATAAATGTTTTTAATATGAAACATTTGGGTAACCCCTCTTTATGGAGTTTTACGTTAAGGGGGATTATTATGGGGAAAAAAATGAACGAAGAACCACATACAGGGAAAAAAGAAGGGTTAAGGAAAAAGAAGCGTTTTGCTCGAAATGTATTATTAACAGCAGCTTTTTTAATGGTGTTTGTCTTAACTTTTGGGGGTTACCAAACGTATGCGTACATTAACGAAGCACCAACGCTTGAAGGAAATAAATTAAGCTTACCGCAATCTTCTACTTTATTTGATGCTGAAGGAAACAAAATAACTGACATCGTCGGGAAAGAACATCGGAAGGTTGTTTCATTTGATGAAATTCCTGAACATGTCGTGAATGCTTTTATTGCAGTTGAAGATGTAAGGTATTGGGATCACAACGGTGTTGATATTAAACGAATTGGTGGAGCCGTTGTCGCAAATATCCAAGATGGGTTTGGGGCAGAAGGAGCAAGTACGATTACACAACAGGTCGTTAAAAATATGCTTCTTGAACCTGAAAAGACCGTAAAACGTAAAGTACAGGAAGCTTACCTTGCAATGGAATTAGAAAAGCAGTATTCCAAAGAAGAAATTTTAGAAATGTATTTAAATAAAATTTATTTTGGTCAGGGAGCCTATGGCGTTGCAACGGCAGCTGAGACATATTTTAATAAGTCACTTGAAGAGTTAACAACGGCTGAAGCTGCTTTATTAGCGGGACTTCCACAGCGTCCGTCTGGATATGATCCATATAAACATCCGGACATCGCAACTGATCGTCGGGCCACGGTACTAAGCTTAATGGAGCAACATGGGTTTATTTCTGTTCAAGAACGTGAAGAGGCGGCTTCTGTCGCTATTGAAGACACAATTGTAGAGAAGAAAAATCAGTCTACAACGAACGATGCTTTTATTGATCAAGTGATCGATGATTTAGAGAAAGCAGGTATCCCTGAAGATGCTCTTTATTCAGGAGGATTAGAAATTCATACAACGTTAGACGCTCAAGCACAGGAAATTGTCGACGAGTCGCTTACAACAAATCAAGTAGTTGAATACCCCGATGAGGAATTTAGAGCGGGTATTTCTCTTGTTGATACTCAGTCTGGTGCTATTCGTGCCATAGGTGGCAATCGTCAAACCGGGGAAGACGACGTGCAAAAAGGGTTTAATTATGCAACGCAATTAGAACGTTCACCAGGTTCTACGATCAAGCCAATTCTTGATTATGCACCAGGTATAGAAAAACTTAAATGGTCAACAAATCAACAGTTTATCGATGAAGAACTTGAATTGAATGGAAAAGAATTTAGTAATTGGAATGACGAGTTTCAAGGCAGTGTTTCAATTCGAGAAGCACTACAATGGTCTTATAATATTCCTGCTATTAAAGCATTTATGGAAGTTGGAGGAGAAGAAGCGCAAAGCTTTGCTGAGAAACTTGGCATTTCAATTGAAGAAACATATCCGGCCTATGCAATCGGTGGCTTTGCGAATGGAATCTCACCTTTACAGCTTTCAGGAGCGTATGCGGCGTTTGGTTCTGGCGGAACTTTTCACGAACCTTATAGTGTAGAGAAAGTAGTCTATCCAAACGGAAAAGAAATGCAACTTTCCTCAGAACCTGAAAAAGCAATGAGTGAAGGAACAGCTTATATGATTACAGATATGTTACGAACCGTCGTTAAAGAAGGGACGGGCATGCAGGCAGCTGTCAAAGGGTTAGATATAGCCGGAAAGACGGGAACAACGAGTCTTGAAGAAGGCATTCATGGAGATGGTGTATCAGACGCATGGTTCTCTGGATATACAACAAACTACACTGCAGCAGTTTGGACCGGATACGATAAAACCACTCAAAATGCTTACATTCATAAAGAAGATGATGACATTGCAAAATTGTTATTCCAACATGTAATGAGTGAAGTATCAAAAGGAAAAGATACGCCAGATTTTGAACAGCCTGATTCAGTTGAAGAGATTGAAATTGATAAAACATCTGGACTACGTGCAAATAATGCAACGCCTTCATCAAATATTATTAAAGAACTTTATTTTAAAGGAGAAGAGCCGAAAAAAGCTCCTTTGCCTAAAAAGAAAGAACCATTAAATGATAGTGAAAATGATCAAACCGATAAGAAACGCGAGACCGAAAAAACTGCAGATAACGCTGCAAAAGAAAAAAAGCAACCTGAGAAAAAAGTAGAAGAAAAGCCACAGCCAAAACCAAATAATTCTGTAAAGGAAAAAGAAAAGGAAGAGGAAAAGCAAAAACCTAAGAAACAGAAAGAGCCGGAAGTAAAACAAGAGGAACAAAATAAACCAGAAGAAAAAAAGGAAGAACAGAATAAACCAGAAGAGCCATCAACCGATCCAGTAGAAAGTTCAGAGTCCGATAACCCTGGAAATGCTGATGGTGAGAGTACCGAAGAAAACGGGACGACACCAGATCCAAATAATAGTGAAACAGGTAATGGAGACTCAGGTAATGAAGAAACGAGTGAAGATGAAACTGGTACCGAAGAAAATGGTGACAACTCAGGAAACGCTGATCAGTCTGACGATACGGGAGGAGGTACGACTGGCAGTAACTCCTCATCAGGTACAAATGATGACAGCGGAAGTAGTGAAGAAGGCGAGGAGTCAGAACCTGTGGAAAGTGAAGAAGCAAGTGAACCATCAGAAAGTCCAGAAAATAAGCCTTCTGAAGAAGAGACTTCCTCTTCTCAGAAGACCAACGATTCTACTGTAGAAGAAAAAAAGAAAGAAAATCCAACTGAATAACCTCAATTTGTGACCAATGTAACAGCCATAGAAAGTAGCCTCCATTATGATGAAGAAGGAAATAAAATTCATCAAATGGAGGTTTTTAATATGAAAGCAGCCGTTGTACATGCATTTAAAGAGCCCTTATCTGTTAAAAATGTGGACAAACCTATTATTGGTCATGGTGAAATATTAGTGCGTATTAAAGCATGTGGCGTGTGTCATACGGATTTACATGCTGCACACGGAGATTGGCCAGTAAAACCTAAACTACCGCTTATCCCTGGTCATGAAGGTGCAGGAATTATTGAGGAAATAGGAGACGGCGTAACACATTTGAAGGTAGGAGACCGCGTTGGTGTACCGTGGCTCTACTCTGCGTGTGGCCACTGTGAGTATTGCTTGACTGGACGCGAAACGCTTTGTAAAGAGCAACAAAATGCTGGCTATTCTGTAGATGGTGGCTATGCACAGTATTGCAAAGCAGATGCTGATTACGCAGTTAAAATTCCAGATAACTTAAGCTTTGAAGAAGTAGCGCCAATCTTTTGTGCAGGAGTTACAACTTACAAAGCTCTGAAAGTGACGGAGGCAAAGCCTGGGCAGTGGGTCGGTATTTATGGAGTTGGTGGCTTAGGACACGTTGCTGTTCAATACGCGAAAGCGATGGGACTTCACGTCGTTGCTGTTGATACGCATAATGAAAAGCTTGCTTTAGCAAAAGAACTTGGCGCAGATCTTACAGTGAATCCTCTAGAAGAAAACTCAGCAGAATTTATTCAACGAGAAATTGGAGGGGCCCATAGTACAGTTTGTACAGCTGTTTCTAAGCCCGCTTTTAGTGAAGCTTACGCAGCTGTTCGCCGAGGTGGTAGTGTCGTTGCCGTTGGATTACCACCAGAGGAGATGCCGATTCCTATTTTTGATACGGTCCTAAATGGAGTGAAAGTAATTGGTTCTATTGTTGGGACGCGTAAGGATTTAATGGAAGCTCTCCAATTTGCTGCTGAAGGAAAAGTGAAAACGATCATTGAGACTCGTCCGCTAGAAGAGATTAATCAAATTTTTGAAGAACTCGAAAATGGAGACATTAATGGAAGAGTTGTTCTTACGTTCGAATAAAAAAACCGCCACTGGCGGTTTTTTATGTTGGAGGAGCTAATGGTACATATGGTGTTGTTTCAGAAGTTTGTGCACTTGGGAGGTCAGGAGCGGGTTCGGTATATCCCCCCGTGTTATATAGGTTCGAAAGTGGTTTAATCATACCAGCACTGCCAATTTGGAGAACGGAAGAATTCGAGATTCCATCGACTCTTAGCTGGTGAATGACGATGTTTTGGTTCACAAAGAAATTCACGAATCCTCAGCTCCCTAATTGTTAGCAGTGATGTTTTCATCGGCAACGTCTGGATCAAGCGAATTTGTTAAGCTGAATCCATTGTTTACAATATGAAAGTCCCCTGTATTGAATCCTCCTGAACCAGCATATGTTTTAGAAGTTGATTTCGGTGTGGTGTTAAAACTGTCGCCAAAGTTAACGACTCCACCTGCGCTATTAATTTTAACTGGTCCTACAATTGAAGGCATGGTTGAACACCCTTTAATTTGTTATACAGTAGTGTATGTGCTTGTAAGTCGATACGTTCTTAATCTTCATCTGCATAAGGATCCGAGAAATACTCGCGGTTATGTTTTACTCGAGCTTCTGTGCGAATCGTTCTTGTAGATCCTACGTGAAGAACAGATGACGCAGCGATACCTGTGATACGTATGCTACCAACTTTAATAATTGGATTCTCATGTATCGTCGTTTGCCTTAGATCTTCAGTAAGAAGAGGAAGGGGCAGGGGTTGTGAGTAAATTGGGAATTGTGTCAGGTCTTCAACTTCATTGCCATCAAATATGGGTTGTTCTCTTTGTAAGGCATAAATTTTTGTTTCAGGTGTAATTTGATTGCTATCACCAATTTGCACAATGCCACTACTATCGAGTGAGGTGACATAAACCCAGTTTACAAGCGAGGATCGGCTATACATAAAATCATATCCTTATGACGTTGATAGCGGTACAAAAGGTCTTGAGATGATTAAAGATTCCGGAGGCGTATCAAAAATAGATGAGCAAACAATCGATTCGGTGTCACCTACTAGAAATACAGAAGAACTTGCGACCGCCGTAATATCAACATGACCAACTGATAACCCCCTATTAATAACGGTGTAATTCACTTTAAATCACTCCTTCCAGGTAAATTTTTCAGGAAAGCTTCCATACCGTTTGAGATGTCTCGCTTGATTTTTGCTGATACATCTTCTACTAGTTTCTCTATATTTCCGTCAGGTGAGCGCGTCGCTTGTTGGCTCACATAATAATTAATTCTTTGATCAAGCTGCTTTTGAATGTCATTTAAAATAAAGTGGCGGTACGGGTCATCGAGTGGATACTGATATGTCTTTTCTAATTCGCCTAATTTTTGTAACGCACCATTTTGCATATACGACTGCACATTCTGTTGAATTGATTGGATTGCTTCAGGTGGAACATTAGAAGAATTCATCCCATTTCCGCCATTTACGGTGAAGTCATCAAGCACATCGGCCCCTCCATTAGGTGTTAGACCAATATTTAATGTACCATCCAGTCTTTCAATTTTTAATTGATCGAATTTGTATTCGATTTTTTCGATATTGGTTCTTGGGGATTTAGATAATTCATTGCAATTATCTCTTAACTCATCAATCATATCTTCAAGCATCTTGATACGATTGTTTTGTTGTTCAATGCTTTGTTGCATCCGCTGTAAGATCGCGTAGAAATTATCGTTTGGATACATTGACCATCAACTCCCGTATCAAAATGTTGGTTTCACCTTATTTAATTGTATGTTGTAAATAAATTTAGGTGAATGCCCTCTTATATATTCGCAACAACATTTTGATCCGCAACATCACTATCGTTTACACTTGTCACGCTATAAGAGCTGCTCACGTTTAAGGCATCCCCAGTATTAAAAGACCCTCCACCTGCAAAGGTTCTTATGGCACTGGTTGGAGATACAATAAAGACATCGCCGACGTGGAAAACACCACTACTTCCGATCGTGTTTACTTTAATAGCTCCGACGATTGCCGGCATGGTTTC from Bacillus sp. Cs-700 encodes the following:
- a CDS encoding spore germination protein, with protein sequence MPAIVGAIKVNTIGSSGVFHVGDVFIVSPTSAIRTFAGGGSFNTGDALNVSSSYSVTSVNDSDVADQNVVANI